From a region of the Apibacter sp. B3706 genome:
- the ctlX gene encoding citrulline utilization hydrolase CtlX, producing MSNKQITNTVLMIEPVSFGYNYQTAKNNFFQQNDSVSVESIQEKAKEEFRNMVEKLRKFGINVLVVKDTEQPHTPDSIFPNNWISFHSDGKVVLYPMYAENRRVERREDILDSIEKEGFIINEIIDYSRAEEEDIFLEGTGSMVLDRTNEIAYAAISERTNEELFIEFCEDLEFSPVVFHSTQEKNGKRYPVYHTNVMMSVAEDFAIICKESIQDVKERKLVIDFLQTTKKEVIIISEEQMNHFLGNTLQLENDKKERFLVMSNTAYQSLNAGQINAINKYSQILVFDIPTIEKYGGGGVRCMLAEIFLPKAES from the coding sequence ATGAGTAATAAGCAGATAACAAATACCGTATTGATGATAGAACCCGTTTCCTTTGGGTATAATTATCAAACAGCAAAAAATAATTTCTTCCAACAAAACGATTCGGTTTCCGTAGAATCTATTCAAGAAAAAGCAAAGGAAGAATTCAGAAATATGGTTGAAAAACTTAGAAAATTCGGAATAAATGTTTTGGTTGTTAAAGATACGGAGCAACCGCATACACCGGATTCAATTTTTCCAAATAACTGGATTTCTTTTCATTCAGACGGTAAAGTAGTGCTTTATCCTATGTATGCTGAAAATAGAAGAGTAGAAAGAAGAGAAGATATATTGGATAGTATAGAGAAGGAAGGATTTATAATTAATGAAATAATAGATTACAGCCGGGCTGAAGAGGAAGATATTTTTTTAGAAGGAACCGGAAGCATGGTATTGGATCGTACTAATGAAATCGCCTATGCTGCCATTTCAGAAAGAACCAACGAAGAACTTTTTATAGAGTTTTGTGAAGATTTGGAATTCTCACCTGTAGTTTTTCATTCTACACAAGAAAAAAATGGTAAAAGATACCCGGTGTATCATACCAATGTAATGATGAGCGTGGCAGAAGATTTCGCCATAATTTGTAAAGAATCTATCCAAGATGTAAAAGAAAGAAAACTAGTAATAGACTTTTTACAAACTACGAAAAAGGAGGTAATTATCATTTCAGAAGAACAAATGAATCATTTTTTAGGAAATACCTTACAACTGGAAAACGATAAAAAAGAAAGATTTTTAGTAATGTCCAATACAGCCTATCAATCCTTGAATGCAGGTCAAATAAATGCCATAAATAAATACAGTCAAATATTGGTATTTGATATTCCCACAATTGAAAAATATGGCGGCGGTGGCGTACGATGTATGTTAGCAGAAATATTTTTACCTAAAGCAGAAAGTTAA
- a CDS encoding dimethylarginine dimethylaminohydrolase family protein produces MQLNIKNETSKLKVVVLGQPCSMGKTPELNETYDAKSYENVKNNSYPIEEDVIHEMKEFKNALQKYDVTVLSPEILKDYNQVFARDVAFVIEDKIIISNMIADRAEELYAYKEIFKSIYFQNIYNLPKKAKVEGGDIIPHNDVVFCGAYEGKDFANIKTARTNQYAIDYLKDLFPNKTFINLPLKKDDKNPRNGILHLDCTFMPVGKDKAILYKGGFANEKDYHFLLDFFGTNNVFEVTDEELYYMNTNVFSISPEVVISENKFERLNNFMENEWNIKVEKVPYHEISKMGGLLRCSTLPLIRTNE; encoded by the coding sequence ATGCAGCTCAACATAAAAAATGAAACATCAAAGCTGAAAGTGGTTGTTCTAGGTCAACCCTGTTCTATGGGAAAAACACCGGAACTAAATGAAACTTATGATGCAAAGTCTTATGAAAATGTAAAAAACAACAGTTACCCTATAGAAGAAGACGTAATACATGAAATGAAGGAATTTAAAAATGCTCTTCAAAAATATGATGTTACGGTTTTATCTCCCGAAATTTTAAAAGATTATAACCAAGTATTTGCAAGAGATGTAGCCTTTGTTATAGAAGATAAGATCATTATATCTAATATGATTGCAGATCGAGCAGAAGAACTCTATGCTTATAAAGAAATATTCAAATCCATATATTTTCAGAATATTTATAATCTTCCTAAAAAAGCAAAAGTTGAAGGAGGGGATATTATACCTCACAACGATGTTGTTTTTTGCGGAGCTTATGAAGGAAAAGACTTTGCGAATATTAAAACAGCGAGAACAAACCAATATGCTATAGATTACTTAAAAGATTTATTTCCTAATAAAACCTTTATAAATTTACCGTTAAAAAAAGATGATAAAAATCCGAGAAACGGAATTTTACATCTCGATTGCACCTTTATGCCTGTTGGAAAAGATAAAGCTATTCTTTACAAAGGAGGTTTTGCAAATGAAAAAGATTATCATTTCTTACTTGATTTTTTTGGCACAAATAATGTCTTTGAAGTAACGGACGAAGAATTGTATTACATGAACACTAATGTATTTTCCATTTCACCGGAAGTGGTTATTTCGGAAAATAAATTTGAAAGGCTTAATAATTTTATGGAAAACGAATGGAATATAAAAGTAGAAAAAGTTCCTTACCATGAAATATCAAAAATGGGAGGCCTTCTAAGATGTTCCACTTTACCTTTAATACGTACAAATGAGTAA
- a CDS encoding glycosyltransferase, producing the protein MKTILFILPDLNMGGAERIITLLINNLDKNKFTPKLLLMRKEGYYLELLDKNIEIIDIKTSRIRNAFFPIIKVLRTLKPDIVFGGWGEVSAYLAPIIPFFPKIRFIARETNIVSQHVTRPEIRFFYRFYNNFDTVIAQSDDMKNDLINNLKIREKKIIKINNPVDVDAVEAKSLESMNFPFFEGFKNVVAIGNLSYRKGFDNLLKVFSYLKNENIFLYIIGEGDDKEKLIELKDSLQIKNVKFLGKITNPYPYLKNADLFILSSRYEGFPNVLLEAGATGTFSLANNCKGGINEIIEENINGRIISIEDHKNFAEEIKITLSKKYDKNRIKNSIKNRFSKDKIIHQYEKILEANKN; encoded by the coding sequence ATGAAAACTATACTATTTATACTTCCGGATTTAAATATGGGCGGGGCAGAAAGAATAATTACTTTGCTTATAAATAATTTGGATAAAAATAAATTTACTCCAAAGCTCCTTCTAATGAGGAAAGAAGGATATTATCTTGAGCTTTTAGATAAAAATATTGAAATTATAGATATAAAAACATCTCGAATAAGAAATGCATTTTTTCCCATAATTAAGGTACTTAGAACATTAAAACCTGATATTGTTTTTGGCGGATGGGGTGAAGTATCGGCCTATTTAGCACCCATAATACCCTTTTTTCCGAAAATACGTTTTATAGCAAGAGAAACCAATATAGTTTCCCAACATGTAACCCGGCCGGAAATAAGATTTTTTTATCGTTTTTACAATAATTTTGATACCGTCATTGCACAGAGTGATGATATGAAAAATGACCTCATAAACAACCTGAAAATACGTGAGAAAAAGATTATAAAAATCAATAATCCGGTGGATGTAGATGCAGTTGAAGCAAAATCACTCGAATCTATGAATTTTCCATTTTTCGAAGGCTTTAAAAATGTAGTGGCTATCGGCAATCTTTCTTATCGTAAAGGCTTTGACAATCTATTAAAAGTTTTTTCATACCTAAAAAATGAAAATATATTTTTATATATCATAGGAGAGGGTGACGATAAAGAAAAATTGATAGAATTAAAAGATTCTTTACAAATTAAGAATGTAAAATTTTTAGGAAAAATAACTAATCCCTATCCATATTTAAAAAATGCAGATTTATTTATCCTCTCTTCCAGATATGAAGGTTTTCCCAATGTATTGTTAGAAGCAGGAGCTACCGGAACATTTTCATTAGCAAATAATTGTAAAGGGGGAATCAATGAAATAATTGAAGAAAACATCAACGGAAGAATTATTTCCATTGAAGATCATAAAAATTTTGCAGAGGAGATAAAAATAACATTAAGTAAAAAATACGATAAAAATCGTATAAAAAATTCCATAAAAAATAGATTTTCAAAAGATAAGATCATACACCAATATGAAAAAATTTTGGAAGCTAATAAAAACTAA
- a CDS encoding serine acetyltransferase, which translates to MSNSLIQKDYFRIYGKWPGKFLGKALINPNFRYIYFLRKASVYPKKSILGTLYRLILYHYQTKYGFQIYPETQIGEGFYLGHWGTVIINPKVKIGKNCNIAPGVTIGKTNRGKKAGVPVIGDEVWIGTNAVLVGNIKIGNNVLIAPNAYVTEDIPDNSIVIGNVAQIQPNEKATEGYINNKV; encoded by the coding sequence ATGTCAAACTCTTTAATACAAAAAGATTATTTCAGAATATACGGAAAATGGCCGGGGAAATTTTTAGGCAAAGCTCTAATAAATCCCAATTTTCGGTATATATATTTTTTAAGAAAAGCATCCGTATATCCAAAAAAATCGATATTAGGAACTTTATATCGATTGATTTTATATCATTACCAAACTAAATATGGATTTCAGATATATCCGGAAACACAAATTGGAGAAGGCTTTTACCTCGGTCATTGGGGAACAGTTATCATAAATCCCAAAGTAAAAATTGGCAAAAACTGCAATATAGCTCCCGGAGTTACCATAGGAAAAACGAACAGAGGCAAAAAAGCAGGAGTACCTGTTATAGGAGATGAAGTATGGATAGGTACTAATGCAGTACTTGTAGGCAATATAAAAATAGGAAATAATGTTTTGATCGCGCCCAATGCCTATGTTACGGAAGATATTCCCGATAATTCAATTGTAATTGGAAATGTAGCTCAAATACAACCCAATGAAAAAGCAACCGAAGGATATATTAACAATAAAGTGTAA
- a CDS encoding glycosyltransferase has product MKKKKILIRIGSLRHGGAEKVLVTFLKNLPENKYEIDLLLNLKSGKYLKDVPSWVSVYHLHKGEMITTNKPWEIPVKAFRRSYEELLKLFPKALYKFILKKQHYDIELIANHRLLEEVLKSPIKTSKKVVWVHNDLFSISEYTTKKLSNFFKADKIWVISEKIKSGFEKLATTREDKEKLIRIYNPIDSQEIINKSEEDINFTFTKEKNEKIFVAVGTVFPQKGFDRLIKMHKRLLQEGYKHKIYIVGDGYDFKNIHTLVKSLNLDDTVKMVGYQENPYPFFKNADYFILSSRYEGYPTVLFEALTLKKPIIATDVSGVSEILQEGKLGKIVENSKEGIYTGMKQFLTQPEITQKYVQEMNDKELPFTLENAVSRLTTILDNL; this is encoded by the coding sequence ATGAAAAAAAAGAAAATACTTATTAGAATAGGATCCTTACGTCATGGAGGAGCTGAAAAAGTTTTAGTAACATTTTTAAAAAATTTACCCGAAAATAAATATGAAATAGATCTGTTATTAAATCTTAAATCAGGAAAATATTTAAAAGACGTTCCCTCTTGGGTCTCAGTATATCATCTACATAAAGGAGAAATGATAACAACAAACAAACCTTGGGAAATACCCGTTAAAGCTTTTAGAAGATCCTATGAAGAACTGTTGAAATTATTTCCTAAAGCGCTTTATAAATTTATTTTAAAAAAACAGCATTATGATATAGAGCTTATTGCCAATCACAGACTGTTAGAAGAAGTTTTAAAAAGTCCAATAAAAACTTCAAAAAAGGTAGTTTGGGTTCATAATGATTTGTTTAGCATATCAGAATATACAACCAAAAAATTAAGTAATTTTTTTAAAGCAGATAAAATATGGGTAATATCTGAAAAAATTAAATCCGGATTCGAAAAACTAGCCACAACCCGAGAGGACAAAGAAAAACTAATTAGAATTTATAATCCAATTGATTCTCAAGAAATTATAAATAAATCAGAAGAAGATATTAACTTTACTTTTACAAAAGAAAAGAATGAAAAAATTTTTGTAGCTGTTGGTACAGTTTTTCCACAGAAAGGTTTTGACCGACTTATAAAAATGCATAAAAGGCTTTTACAAGAAGGATATAAGCATAAAATTTATATAGTAGGAGACGGGTATGATTTTAAAAATATCCATACTTTGGTTAAATCATTGAATTTGGATGATACAGTAAAAATGGTAGGTTATCAAGAAAATCCCTATCCATTTTTTAAAAATGCTGATTATTTTATTTTATCTTCACGATATGAAGGATATCCAACCGTTTTATTTGAAGCACTAACGTTGAAAAAGCCGATAATAGCTACGGATGTTTCCGGAGTCAGCGAAATATTACAAGAGGGTAAATTAGGAAAAATCGTTGAAAATTCTAAAGAAGGGATTTATACCGGAATGAAACAATTTTTAACACAACCCGAGATCACCCAAAAATATGTACAAGAAATGAACGACAAGGAATTACCCTTTACATTAGAGAATGCTGTATCCCGATTAACAACTATTTTAGACAATTTATAA
- a CDS encoding acyltransferase family protein, producing the protein MENKKLLYYVQCLRGLASLLVCGFHTRYWINLNDSSKLGDFLFAKGLYGVELFFIISGFIMIYTTKDNFLQSQYKYSKLFIKKRIIRIAPLYTILTIVWYIIFIDSFNWNVFIKIIKSIMFIPYNEFPILYLGWSLNYEMFFYLIFAISLLFGHYKYKVLLIFFMIFISLQHFKYQNSYLNMISSFQLNYFLVGVLLGLFRNKIIITNFHISLVLIVVSMFILILFLFNYVKINNKIGLLLFFTFIVYSVINFDFSQIKINLNALYFLGNISYSLYLFHPFIPNLLKEHFDIFPGIFKIDLLNYFFYILMMLSIILFSYILYHLIEKKLSNELKNFLKLR; encoded by the coding sequence ATGGAAAATAAGAAATTATTATACTATGTTCAATGTTTAAGAGGTTTAGCATCATTGCTTGTATGTGGATTTCATACACGTTATTGGATTAATTTAAATGATAGTAGTAAGTTAGGAGATTTTTTATTTGCAAAAGGTTTGTATGGAGTAGAATTATTTTTTATCATTAGTGGATTTATAATGATATATACCACAAAAGATAATTTTTTACAAAGTCAATATAAGTATTCAAAATTATTTATAAAGAAAAGAATAATTAGAATTGCTCCTTTGTATACTATATTAACAATAGTTTGGTATATCATATTTATTGATTCTTTTAACTGGAATGTATTTATTAAAATTATAAAATCCATAATGTTTATTCCGTATAATGAATTCCCTATTTTATATTTAGGATGGTCTTTAAACTATGAAATGTTTTTTTACTTGATATTTGCAATAAGCTTATTATTTGGGCATTATAAATATAAAGTTTTGCTTATATTTTTTATGATATTTATAAGTTTACAACACTTTAAATATCAAAATAGTTATCTAAATATGATTTCAAGCTTTCAGCTAAATTACTTTTTGGTAGGAGTATTATTAGGGTTATTTAGAAATAAAATTATAATAACTAATTTTCATATTTCATTGGTATTAATTGTTGTATCAATGTTTATATTGATTTTATTTTTATTCAATTATGTTAAAATAAATAATAAAATAGGATTATTACTTTTTTTTACATTCATCGTATATAGCGTAATTAATTTTGATTTTTCTCAAATAAAAATAAATCTAAATGCGCTTTATTTCTTAGGAAATATATCGTATTCTTTATATTTATTTCATCCATTTATTCCAAATTTATTGAAGGAGCATTTTGATATTTTTCCGGGAATATTTAAAATTGATTTATTAAATTATTTTTTCTACATTTTAATGATGTTAAGCATAATATTATTTTCATATATACTTTATCATCTAATTGAAAAAAAACTTTCAAATGAATTAAAAAATTTTTTAAAGTTAAGATGA
- a CDS encoding glycosyltransferase — MKKLLFITYSLGKSGGVQTVLTNLMNELCTKFDITVLCLDGNEVFLYDLNPKIKSVVLNSFGNTKSFQAMVLINKYFSWLPKKQNIKNYIYQYGVYCLLKKWLKKNHQNYDTIVSCRYTLSSMLSTMKGINKKTWAWEHINYKMGGLFWYTLMRPYYKNLKGIIYINKESEEHYKKINPNSYLIYNLIGDPFENMSFICCEEKENTILFVGRLHPEKNIRQLVEIYSNLKEKEGWNFKIIGEGPEKSYLENYVKDHPHSHIEILGNKTKEEVCNYMMKSKILVLASESEAFGLVLVESMFCSNILISYDCEFGPASIVNNKNGFLIKHHDKEDFTNKLQLLITDEELLKKLNISSYEESKKWKKENIISTWKILLDKN; from the coding sequence ATGAAAAAGTTATTGTTTATAACCTATTCACTAGGTAAATCCGGAGGAGTACAAACCGTTTTAACTAATTTAATGAATGAACTATGTACTAAGTTCGATATAACGGTTTTATGTTTGGATGGAAATGAGGTATTTCTATACGATTTAAACCCTAAAATTAAGTCAGTGGTTTTAAATTCTTTTGGAAATACAAAATCATTTCAGGCAATGGTACTAATTAACAAATACTTTTCGTGGTTGCCAAAGAAACAAAACATTAAAAATTATATTTATCAATACGGAGTATATTGCCTTTTAAAAAAATGGTTAAAAAAAAACCATCAGAATTATGATACCATAGTTTCTTGCAGATATACTCTTTCAAGCATGTTGTCCACCATGAAAGGAATAAATAAGAAAACATGGGCGTGGGAACACATAAACTATAAGATGGGAGGTTTATTTTGGTATACCCTTATGCGACCGTATTACAAGAATTTAAAAGGAATTATTTATATAAATAAAGAATCCGAAGAACATTATAAAAAGATAAATCCTAACAGCTATTTAATTTATAACCTCATAGGTGATCCTTTTGAGAATATGTCATTTATATGTTGTGAAGAAAAAGAAAATACCATTTTATTTGTCGGAAGGCTTCATCCTGAAAAAAATATAAGGCAACTAGTGGAAATATATTCTAATTTAAAAGAAAAAGAAGGGTGGAATTTTAAAATAATCGGAGAAGGACCTGAAAAAAGTTATTTAGAAAATTATGTAAAAGATCATCCTCATTCACATATAGAGATATTGGGAAATAAGACAAAAGAAGAGGTGTGTAACTATATGATGAAAAGTAAAATTTTAGTACTAGCATCAGAATCTGAGGCTTTTGGTCTGGTACTGGTTGAATCTATGTTTTGTAGCAATATTTTGATTTCTTATGATTGTGAATTTGGTCCTGCTTCAATAGTAAATAATAAAAATGGTTTTCTAATAAAGCATCATGATAAAGAAGATTTTACAAATAAGCTTCAATTATTAATAACTGATGAAGAGTTGTTAAAAAAATTAAATATATCTTCTTATGAAGAATCTAAAAAATGGAAAAAGGAAAACATTATTTCAACATGGAAAATTCTTTTAGATAAAAATTAA
- a CDS encoding glycosyltransferase family A protein, whose protein sequence is MEKNSVITVITPTYNRAHTLDRVYESLKKQSFKQFMWIIMDDGSTDSTSQLVQKYIDENSIPIEYYKGKNRHKFITVFEGIKKVKTPYFVIIDSDDSWPENSFEILYDEVCSIENQDQYIGVIGHSADTEGNLVGSYFPENGFIGSILEMRYKYKVKGDKNGIFITKSYQRELDKFDYLIYENKGYIPQSVFFTIYDAKGLKTKFINKIIRTYHKDDNDSESVSNTRWKGKNIFGLREGYKAMLNNYSYQLFSYPKTLLRNLIGFQFYSFLNKKSLASNITDINNPLIKTMSVLTLPFSYIYYFINKR, encoded by the coding sequence ATGGAAAAAAATTCCGTAATAACAGTAATAACACCCACTTATAATAGGGCTCATACGCTCGATAGAGTCTATGAATCACTAAAAAAACAATCATTTAAACAATTTATGTGGATAATTATGGATGATGGTTCTACGGATTCGACCAGTCAGTTGGTACAAAAATATATAGATGAAAATAGTATTCCTATTGAATACTATAAAGGAAAAAATCGTCATAAATTTATTACCGTATTTGAAGGAATTAAGAAGGTAAAAACGCCTTATTTTGTAATTATTGATTCAGATGATAGTTGGCCTGAGAATTCATTTGAAATATTGTATGATGAAGTTTGCAGCATTGAAAACCAAGATCAATATATTGGAGTAATTGGACATTCAGCAGATACGGAAGGAAATTTAGTAGGAAGTTATTTCCCTGAAAACGGATTTATAGGTTCAATTTTAGAAATGCGGTATAAGTACAAAGTAAAGGGAGATAAAAATGGTATTTTTATAACAAAGAGTTATCAAAGAGAATTGGATAAATTTGATTATTTAATTTATGAAAATAAAGGCTATATTCCTCAAAGTGTTTTCTTTACCATTTACGATGCAAAAGGGTTAAAAACAAAATTTATTAATAAGATAATTCGTACATATCATAAAGACGATAACGATTCAGAATCAGTTTCCAATACTCGTTGGAAGGGGAAAAATATTTTCGGATTAAGAGAGGGATATAAAGCCATGCTAAACAATTATAGCTATCAGTTATTTTCATATCCTAAAACTTTGCTTAGAAATTTAATAGGATTTCAATTTTATTCCTTTTTAAATAAAAAATCTTTAGCGTCAAATATCACAGACATTAATAATCCTTTAATTAAGACTATGAGTGTTTTAACATTGCCATTTAGCTATATATATTATTTTATAAATAAAAGATAG
- a CDS encoding glycosyltransferase, which yields MEEIKKIKILFRIRSMETGGVQKVLLNILNHLDKNIFDVTLLLNLYQGELIKEIPESIKVQYIGKGREFMNSNSFIKKFQLITRAAKLKLYSKFPRLLYKNLKLYDQDVEIAFFHYNYDDVLNSPNLKSKKIGWMHGDIKNITINGNKEKFVAKFLRFNTMVYVSQQTMESAKSFNDQIAANAKIIYNPIEVDDIIAKSKLKPIIKISSLKNDSIQSFISVGRIKPGKGYQLLIEAHKKLIDDGLYHKIYIVGEGEYKEELLKKVKEFRIEETFIFLGEYSNPYPLIKEADYFILPSFSEAYPLVIAESLILEKPIITTDVGGIREMMVDQENGIFIPSKNEPALYEAMKTLLYDPKKVQFFIENNKNCKEIFSPVPIYKEIEKLLTK from the coding sequence ATGGAAGAAATAAAGAAAATTAAAATTCTTTTTAGAATCCGATCCATGGAAACCGGAGGTGTTCAAAAAGTCTTACTAAATATTTTAAATCATTTAGATAAGAATATTTTTGATGTTACTTTATTGTTGAATCTATATCAAGGAGAACTAATCAAAGAAATACCGGAATCCATTAAAGTTCAATATATAGGAAAAGGAAGAGAATTTATGAATTCAAATTCTTTTATAAAAAAATTTCAATTAATCACTAGGGCTGCAAAATTAAAATTGTATTCAAAATTTCCACGATTATTATATAAAAACCTAAAACTCTATGATCAAGATGTTGAAATAGCTTTTTTCCATTATAATTACGATGATGTTTTAAACAGTCCTAATCTAAAATCCAAAAAAATAGGTTGGATGCATGGTGATATAAAAAATATTACCATAAATGGAAATAAAGAGAAATTTGTAGCGAAATTTTTGAGATTTAATACCATGGTTTATGTTTCACAACAAACTATGGAAAGTGCAAAAAGTTTTAATGATCAGATAGCTGCAAATGCTAAGATTATTTATAATCCAATAGAGGTTGATGATATCATAGCTAAATCCAAGCTGAAACCAATTATAAAAATCAGTTCACTTAAAAATGATTCAATACAATCATTTATATCAGTTGGAAGAATAAAACCGGGTAAAGGCTATCAACTTTTAATTGAAGCTCATAAAAAGCTAATTGATGATGGATTATATCATAAAATATATATCGTTGGAGAAGGAGAATATAAAGAAGAATTACTAAAAAAGGTAAAAGAATTTCGTATAGAAGAAACATTTATATTTCTGGGAGAATATAGTAATCCCTACCCGTTGATTAAAGAAGCAGATTATTTTATCCTTCCTTCATTTTCAGAAGCGTATCCTTTAGTTATTGCGGAAAGCCTTATATTGGAAAAGCCGATTATAACTACCGATGTTGGAGGAATTAGAGAAATGATGGTAGACCAAGAAAACGGTATATTCATTCCAAGTAAGAATGAACCAGCCCTATATGAAGCAATGAAAACCCTGTTGTATGACCCAAAAAAAGTGCAATTCTTTATCGAAAATAATAAAAATTGTAAAGAAATTTTCTCACCAGTTCCTATATATAAAGAAATAGAAAAGCTGTTAACAAAGTAA